A single genomic interval of Prionailurus viverrinus isolate Anna chromosome A2, UM_Priviv_1.0, whole genome shotgun sequence harbors:
- the BAP1 gene encoding ubiquitin carboxyl-terminal hydrolase BAP1 isoform X2, giving the protein MPGLIPNSCATHALLSVLLNCSNVDLGPTLSRMKDFTKGFSPESKGYAIGNAPELAKAHNSHARPEPRHLPEKQNGLSAVRTMEAFHFVSYVPITGRLFELDGLKVYPIDHGPWGEDEEWTDKARRVIMERIGLATAGEPYHDIRFNLMAVVPDRRIKYEARLHVLKVNRQTVLEALQQLIRVTQPELIQTHKSQEPQLPEESKPASSKSPLALEAGRAPAASEGTHTDGVEDVAGSCPQAPSHSPPSKPKLVVKPPGSSLNGVPPNPTPIVQRLPAFLDNHNYAKSPMQEEEDLAAGVGRSRAPVRPPQQYSDDEDDYEDDEDDDVQNTSSAIRYKRKGPGKPGPLSGSGDGQLSVLQPNTINVLAEKLKESQKDLSIPLSIKTSSGAASPAVAVPTHPQPSPTPSNESTDTASEIGSAFNSPLRSPIRSANPTRPSSPVTSHISKVLFGEDDSLLRVDCIRYNRAVRDLGPVISTGLLHLAEDGVLSPLALTECGKGSSPCSRPSQGSQGSSSPEEKEVVESADGREKPGLARPGEPLSGEKYSPKELLALLKCVEAEIANYEACLKEEVEKRKKFKIDDQRRTHNYDEFICTFISMLAQEGMLANLVEQNISVRRRQGVSIGRLHKQRKPDRRKRSRPYKAKRQ; this is encoded by the exons ATGCCAGGG CTGATCCCCAACTCTTGTGCCACTCATGCCCTGCTGAGCGTGCTCCTGAACTGTAGCAATGTGGACCTGGGTCCCACCCTGAGTCGCATGAAGGATTTCACCAAAGGCTTCAGCCCTGAG agCAAAGGATATGCGATTGGCAATGCCCCAGAGTTGGCCAAAGCACATAATAGCCATGCCAG GCCTGAGCCACGCCACCTCCCTGAGAAGCAGAATGGCCTTAGTGCAGTGCGGACCATGGAGGCATTCCACTTTGTCAGCTATGTGCCTATCACAGGCCGGCTTTTTGAGCTGGATGGGCTGAAGGTCTACCCCATTGACCATG GGCCCTGGGGGGAGGATGAGGAGTGGACAGACAAGGCCCGGCGGGTCATCATGGAGCGTATCGGCCTCGCCACCGCAGG GGAGCCCTACCATGACATCCGCTTCAACCTGATGGCGGTGGTGCCCGACCGCAGGATCAAGTATGAGGCCAGGCTGCATGTGCTAAAGGTGAACCGTCAGACAGTACTGGAGGCCCTGCAGCAG CTGATTAGGGTGACGCAGCCAGAGCTGATTCAGACCCACAAGTCTCAAGAGCCACAGCTGCCTGAGGAGTCCAAACCAGCCAGCAGCAAGTCCCCTCTGGCgctggaggcaggcagggcccCAGCAGCCTCTGAGGGCACTCACACAG ATGGTGTGGAGGACGTGGCTGGTTCAtgcccccaggccccaagccACAGCCCTCCCAGCAAACCTAAGCTGGTGGTGAAGCCTCCAGGGAGCAGCCTCAACGGGGTTCCTCCCAACCCCACTCCCATTGTTCAGCGGCTGCCGGCCTTTCTGGACAATCACAACTATGCCAAGTCCCCCATGCAG GAGGAGGAAGACCTGGCAGCAGGTGTGGGCCGCAGCCGAGCTCCAGTCCGCCCGCCCCAGCAGTACTCGGATGATGAGGACGACTATGAGGATGATGAGGACGACGATGTGCAGAACACCAGCTCTGCCATCAG GTACAAGCGAAAGGGGCCAGGGAAGCCAGGACCACTGAGCGGCTCTGGGGACGGGCAGCTGTCAGTGCTGCAGCCCAACACCATCAATGTCTTGGCCGAAAAGCTCAAAGAGTCCCAGAAAGACCTCTCAATTCCTCTGTCCATCAAGACCAGCAGCGGGGCCGCGAGCCCAGCCGTGGCGGTTCCTACACACCCGCAGCCCTCGCCCACCCCCAGCAACGAGAGCACGGACACAGCCTCCGAGATCGGCAGTGCTTTCAACTCGCCTCTGCGGTCGCCCATTCGCTCAGCTAACCCGACGCGGCCCTCCAGCCCTGTCACCTCCCACATCTCCAAGGTGCTTTTTGGAGAGGATGACAGCTTGCTGCGTGTTGACTGCATCCGCTACAATCGTGCTGTACGAGACCTGGGTCCTGTCATCAGCACAGGCCTGCTGCATCTCGCTGAGGATGGTGTGCTGAGTCCTCTGGCACTGACAG AGTGTGGGAAGGGTTCCTCGCCCTGCAGCAGACCAAGCCAAGGCAGCCAGGGCTCCAGCAGCCCAGAAGAGAAGGAGGTGGTGGAATCTGCAGACGGCAGAGAGAAGCCTGGGTTGGCCAGGCCCGGTGAGCCCTTGAGCGGGGAGAAGTACTCACCCAAG GAGCTGCTGGCACTGTTGAAGTGTGTGGAAGCAGAGATCGCAAACTATGAGGCCTGCCTCAAGGAGGaagtggagaagaggaagaagttcAAG ATTGACGACCAGAGAAGGACCCACAACTATGATGAGTTCATCTGTACCTTCATCTCCATGCTGGCCCAGGAAG GCATGCTGGCCAACCTGGTGGAACAGAACATCTCGGTGCGGCGGCGCCAAGGGGTCAGCATCGGCCGGCTCCACAAGCAGCGGAAACCTGACCGGCGGAAACGCTCGCGCCCTTACAAGGCCAAGCGCCAGTGA
- the BAP1 gene encoding ubiquitin carboxyl-terminal hydrolase BAP1 isoform X1: MNKGWLELESDPGLFTLLVEDFGVKGVQVEEIYDLQSKCQGPVYGFIFLFKWIEERRSRRKVSTLVDDTSVIDDDIVNNMFFAHQLIPNSCATHALLSVLLNCSNVDLGPTLSRMKDFTKGFSPESKGYAIGNAPELAKAHNSHARPEPRHLPEKQNGLSAVRTMEAFHFVSYVPITGRLFELDGLKVYPIDHGPWGEDEEWTDKARRVIMERIGLATAGEPYHDIRFNLMAVVPDRRIKYEARLHVLKVNRQTVLEALQQLIRVTQPELIQTHKSQEPQLPEESKPASSKSPLALEAGRAPAASEGTHTDGVEDVAGSCPQAPSHSPPSKPKLVVKPPGSSLNGVPPNPTPIVQRLPAFLDNHNYAKSPMQEEEDLAAGVGRSRAPVRPPQQYSDDEDDYEDDEDDDVQNTSSAIRYKRKGPGKPGPLSGSGDGQLSVLQPNTINVLAEKLKESQKDLSIPLSIKTSSGAASPAVAVPTHPQPSPTPSNESTDTASEIGSAFNSPLRSPIRSANPTRPSSPVTSHISKVLFGEDDSLLRVDCIRYNRAVRDLGPVISTGLLHLAEDGVLSPLALTECGKGSSPCSRPSQGSQGSSSPEEKEVVESADGREKPGLARPGEPLSGEKYSPKELLALLKCVEAEIANYEACLKEEVEKRKKFKIDDQRRTHNYDEFICTFISMLAQEGMLANLVEQNISVRRRQGVSIGRLHKQRKPDRRKRSRPYKAKRQ, encoded by the exons ATGAATAAGGGCTGGCTGGAGCTGGAGAGCGACCCTG GCCTCTTCACCCTCCTGGTGGAAGATTTCG GTGTCAAAGGGGTGCAGGTGGAAGAGATCTATGACCTTCAGAGCAAATGCCAGGG CCCAGTGTATGGATTCATCTTCCTGTTCAAATGGATCGAAGAGCGCCGATCCCGTCGCAAGGTCTCTACCTTGGTGGATGATACGTCTGTGATTGATGATGATATTGTGAATAACATGTTCTTTGCCCATCAG CTGATCCCCAACTCTTGTGCCACTCATGCCCTGCTGAGCGTGCTCCTGAACTGTAGCAATGTGGACCTGGGTCCCACCCTGAGTCGCATGAAGGATTTCACCAAAGGCTTCAGCCCTGAG agCAAAGGATATGCGATTGGCAATGCCCCAGAGTTGGCCAAAGCACATAATAGCCATGCCAG GCCTGAGCCACGCCACCTCCCTGAGAAGCAGAATGGCCTTAGTGCAGTGCGGACCATGGAGGCATTCCACTTTGTCAGCTATGTGCCTATCACAGGCCGGCTTTTTGAGCTGGATGGGCTGAAGGTCTACCCCATTGACCATG GGCCCTGGGGGGAGGATGAGGAGTGGACAGACAAGGCCCGGCGGGTCATCATGGAGCGTATCGGCCTCGCCACCGCAGG GGAGCCCTACCATGACATCCGCTTCAACCTGATGGCGGTGGTGCCCGACCGCAGGATCAAGTATGAGGCCAGGCTGCATGTGCTAAAGGTGAACCGTCAGACAGTACTGGAGGCCCTGCAGCAG CTGATTAGGGTGACGCAGCCAGAGCTGATTCAGACCCACAAGTCTCAAGAGCCACAGCTGCCTGAGGAGTCCAAACCAGCCAGCAGCAAGTCCCCTCTGGCgctggaggcaggcagggcccCAGCAGCCTCTGAGGGCACTCACACAG ATGGTGTGGAGGACGTGGCTGGTTCAtgcccccaggccccaagccACAGCCCTCCCAGCAAACCTAAGCTGGTGGTGAAGCCTCCAGGGAGCAGCCTCAACGGGGTTCCTCCCAACCCCACTCCCATTGTTCAGCGGCTGCCGGCCTTTCTGGACAATCACAACTATGCCAAGTCCCCCATGCAG GAGGAGGAAGACCTGGCAGCAGGTGTGGGCCGCAGCCGAGCTCCAGTCCGCCCGCCCCAGCAGTACTCGGATGATGAGGACGACTATGAGGATGATGAGGACGACGATGTGCAGAACACCAGCTCTGCCATCAG GTACAAGCGAAAGGGGCCAGGGAAGCCAGGACCACTGAGCGGCTCTGGGGACGGGCAGCTGTCAGTGCTGCAGCCCAACACCATCAATGTCTTGGCCGAAAAGCTCAAAGAGTCCCAGAAAGACCTCTCAATTCCTCTGTCCATCAAGACCAGCAGCGGGGCCGCGAGCCCAGCCGTGGCGGTTCCTACACACCCGCAGCCCTCGCCCACCCCCAGCAACGAGAGCACGGACACAGCCTCCGAGATCGGCAGTGCTTTCAACTCGCCTCTGCGGTCGCCCATTCGCTCAGCTAACCCGACGCGGCCCTCCAGCCCTGTCACCTCCCACATCTCCAAGGTGCTTTTTGGAGAGGATGACAGCTTGCTGCGTGTTGACTGCATCCGCTACAATCGTGCTGTACGAGACCTGGGTCCTGTCATCAGCACAGGCCTGCTGCATCTCGCTGAGGATGGTGTGCTGAGTCCTCTGGCACTGACAG AGTGTGGGAAGGGTTCCTCGCCCTGCAGCAGACCAAGCCAAGGCAGCCAGGGCTCCAGCAGCCCAGAAGAGAAGGAGGTGGTGGAATCTGCAGACGGCAGAGAGAAGCCTGGGTTGGCCAGGCCCGGTGAGCCCTTGAGCGGGGAGAAGTACTCACCCAAG GAGCTGCTGGCACTGTTGAAGTGTGTGGAAGCAGAGATCGCAAACTATGAGGCCTGCCTCAAGGAGGaagtggagaagaggaagaagttcAAG ATTGACGACCAGAGAAGGACCCACAACTATGATGAGTTCATCTGTACCTTCATCTCCATGCTGGCCCAGGAAG GCATGCTGGCCAACCTGGTGGAACAGAACATCTCGGTGCGGCGGCGCCAAGGGGTCAGCATCGGCCGGCTCCACAAGCAGCGGAAACCTGACCGGCGGAAACGCTCGCGCCCTTACAAGGCCAAGCGCCAGTGA